A genome region from Bradyrhizobium sp. WSM1417 includes the following:
- the gltA gene encoding citrate synthase: protein MDAKPSNKTATLTVGNKNFDLPIHSGSVGPDVIDIGKLYGQSGLFTYDPGFTSTASCQSKITYIDGDAGVLEYRGYPIEQLAENGDFLETCYLLLFGELPTAAQKKDFDDRVIHHTMVHEQMARFFQGFRRDAHPMAIMVAAVGALAAFYHDSTDINDPKQRMIASMRMIAKIPTLAAMAYKYTVGQPFVYPKNSLKFAENFLHMCFAVPCEDYKINPVLADALDKIFILHADHEQNASTSTVRIAGSSGANPFACIAAGIACLWGPAHGGANEAALAMLAEIGSVDKIPEFISKVKDKNSEVRLMGFGHRVYKNYDPRAKIMQKMCHAVLKETGHGDDPMLKVALELEKIALSDQYFIDRKLYPNVDFYSGITLKAMGFPVSMFTVLFAVARTVGWISQWSEMIEDPQQKIGRPRQLYTGVTKRDYVAINNRK, encoded by the coding sequence ATGGACGCAAAACCAAGCAATAAGACCGCCACACTGACGGTCGGAAACAAGAATTTCGATCTTCCGATCCACAGCGGCAGCGTCGGGCCCGACGTCATCGATATCGGCAAGCTCTACGGCCAGTCCGGCCTGTTCACCTACGACCCGGGCTTCACCTCGACCGCAAGCTGCCAGTCCAAGATCACCTATATCGACGGTGACGCGGGCGTGCTGGAATACCGCGGCTATCCGATCGAGCAGCTCGCCGAGAATGGCGACTTCCTCGAGACCTGCTATCTGCTGCTGTTCGGGGAGCTTCCGACCGCCGCGCAGAAGAAGGATTTCGACGACCGCGTGATCCATCACACGATGGTGCACGAGCAGATGGCCCGCTTCTTCCAGGGCTTCCGCCGCGACGCCCATCCGATGGCGATCATGGTGGCGGCTGTCGGCGCGCTCGCCGCGTTCTATCACGACTCAACCGACATCAACGACCCGAAGCAGCGCATGATCGCCTCCATGCGCATGATCGCCAAGATCCCGACCTTGGCTGCGATGGCCTACAAGTACACGGTCGGCCAGCCCTTCGTGTATCCGAAGAACTCGCTAAAGTTCGCCGAGAACTTCCTGCACATGTGCTTCGCCGTGCCGTGCGAGGACTACAAGATCAACCCGGTGCTGGCTGACGCGCTGGACAAGATCTTCATCCTGCACGCCGACCACGAGCAGAACGCCTCGACCTCGACGGTGCGTATCGCCGGCTCCTCCGGCGCCAACCCGTTCGCCTGCATCGCCGCCGGCATCGCCTGCCTGTGGGGCCCGGCGCATGGCGGCGCCAACGAAGCAGCGCTGGCGATGCTCGCCGAGATCGGCTCGGTCGACAAGATCCCCGAGTTCATCTCCAAGGTGAAGGACAAGAACTCTGAAGTCCGCCTGATGGGCTTCGGTCACCGCGTCTACAAGAACTACGATCCGCGCGCCAAGATCATGCAGAAGATGTGTCACGCCGTGCTCAAGGAGACCGGCCATGGCGACGATCCGATGCTGAAGGTGGCGCTCGAGCTCGAGAAGATCGCGCTCAGCGACCAGTACTTCATCGACCGCAAGCTCTACCCGAACGTCGACTTCTATTCGGGCATCACGCTGAAGGCGATGGGCTTCCCGGTCTCGATGTTCACCGTGCTGTTCGCGGTCGCCCGCACCGTCGGCTGGATCAGCCAGTGGAGCGAGATGATCGAGGATCCGCAGCAGAAGATCGGCCGGCCGCGCCAGCTCTACACCGGCGTCACCAAGCGCGACTACGTCGCGATCAACAACCGGAAGTAA